The Planctomycetota bacterium nucleotide sequence TCCTTGGACACGACCACCACGGGAGCGGCGGAGGCCGCTCGGTCGGGAACCGGCGGGGATGAGGCTCGGCCCGATCGCCCCGGCCGCGGCAGCGTGACAGGCGCGTCGCCGAACGGATCTTCGTGGCTGTTCCCGTCGAGCGCTGCCAGCGATGCCTCCACCGCTGGAGAGTCGAAGTGCCTTGGCGGTCGAGCCGGTGCCTCGGCTCCGGAAGCGGGAACGACGGCCGGCGCCTCGCAGCGTGGGCAGGCGATCGTGTTCCCCTGCCAGCGCGAGGGGACGTAGAGCTTGGCACGGCACCCGGGACAACGGAACTTGATCGCCATCGCCCCGGTCCCCCTTACGCTCCGGCACCCGACCACATCCTCATGGCGTGCCGCCGCCACCGGGTGGGAGGTCGCGCCTCCGTCGCCCCCCCGAATGGCGATGTCCTCCGTCGCCGGCGACCGCCAGTGCGGTCACCAGGCCCATCGCGACCAAACTCGTCGCCCAGACCACGCCACCGACAAGCACGAGGCGCGCACACGCCATCGCCCCACCCCGATCCCCCAACGCGTGCAAAAGTGCCCCGAGCCCGACGAGCACGACCAGCGCTACCGGAATGATGACGACGGCGGCCACCGTCCTCGCCAGCCAGCGGCGGATCCCTCGCTGCTGGCCCTGTCGCACCCGTCTTCCCACGTCGCACTCCACCAGACCATCGGCTGGCCAGCCGAAGGTCACCTCCGCCGCCTGCCGTCGAGCCGCGATTTTCCGACGCCATCCGGCGGGGGTCAAGCGACGAACCGGCGTGGTCGGCCGCGCGCTTCGCGCGCCAGCAGACCGTGGAAAAAGTGATCGGCCGCCGGATGCGGCCGACGGCGACCCGGGAAACCCTCGGCGTTTCCCGCGGTCGCCAGAGTGGACACTGGCCTCAGAGGGCTTTGTCCACGGACAGCTAGACTGCTGCCATGGAACAATTCGACGCAGTGGTGATGTCGCCCCCCCTCGTCCAGACGCTGCCGTGGCGTTGGCGGGCGAGGGTCGGGCTGATCGCGGCGCTCGTGGCCGTGGTCCTCACCCCGGCGGGTCCGGCGGAGGCCGATGTCGTCGCCCTCGACGACGGGCGTGTTCTCGAGGGGCGCTTCGCCCTCCTGCCCGGGATCGTGGTGAACCCACTCACCGAGACGGGGGGAGGGGCAGGCACGCCGGTGCTCGCCTGCGACGACGAACTGACGCGGACGATGGTCCCGAAACGGCGTGTCACCAAGGTCGAGGAGGGGCCGTTCGACGTCGGGACCGAACGGATCGAGATCGAGCAGCGCGTGCCGGAAAACGGCCGGCGCGTGGCGGCCGTGGGGGGCATCGTCGGCACGACGCCGTTCGACGACCGTGGCCGGCGGATCCTCTCCCTGGCCACCGGAGCAGGGCGCGTGGACGTGGTCCAGGGGATCACGCAGATCACGCCCCGGTGGACCCGGATCGAAGGGCTCCAGACGGAGAAACCGATCCTGCTCGACATGCGTATCGCGACCTCGTCGCTGCCGCGTGACGTCGTCCGCCAGGTGGTCAACGGTGCGATCGACGGCTCCGATCCGGACGAGCGCCTCAAGCTCGTTCGCCTCTGGCTGCAGGCCGGTCGCTACGAAGACGCGCGCAGCGAACTCGACCTCGTGATTCGTGACTTCCCCGCCCTCGCCGACCTCGCCACCGAGCGACGCGAATTGGGTGAATTGGCGGCGGTGGCCCTGTTCGAGGAGATCCGCCAGCGCGAAGAGGCGGGCCAGCACCGGCTCGTGGCCCGGCTCATCGAGGCGTTTCCAGCGGCCGACGCCAGCGGAGAGCTGGTCGAGGCGGTCCGCGAGCAGCGCGACCGCGTCCGAAAGCGGGACGAGCGGGCCACCGCCACGCTCGCCGCGCTCCGCCGGCGGGTCGCCGCGCTCGAGGACGGCCCCCAGCGCGACGAGGCGACGCGGCTGACCGAGGAGATCGCCACCGATATCGGCCCGGAAACCCTCGAACGCCTGGCGACCTTCGAACGCCTCGGCGGAGACGACCTCCCCGCCGACCGGGCGGTGGCGCTGGCGATCAGCGGATGGCTGACCGGGGCCGGCGCGGCGGTGGAGAATCTCAAGCTCGCGCTGTCGACGGCGCGCGTCCGCGACCGCGTCGCCGACTACCTGCGTTCGGCCGACGACGGGGCCCGTGCGGCCCTCCTGCGCCGCCTGGCCGACGAAGAGGCATTCGCGGCCCCGACCGTCGCGGCCGTCGCCCGGCAGATGCATCCCCCGCTCGCCCCCCCCGAGCCGATCCAGCCGGGGTTGTACGAGCTGGCGATTCCGGACGGTGCGGGACCGGGCACCGTTCCCTGCCTGGTGCAGCTGCCCCCCGAATACGATCCGCTCCGCCGCTACCCGGCGATCGTGACCCTCCACGCCGGCGGCACGACACCACTCAACCAGATCGAGTGGTGGGCTGGAATGCCCGGCCCCGACGGGACGCGC carries:
- a CDS encoding peptidase, yielding MEQFDAVVMSPPLVQTLPWRWRARVGLIAALVAVVLTPAGPAEADVVALDDGRVLEGRFALLPGIVVNPLTETGGGAGTPVLACDDELTRTMVPKRRVTKVEEGPFDVGTERIEIEQRVPENGRRVAAVGGIVGTTPFDDRGRRILSLATGAGRVDVVQGITQITPRWTRIEGLQTEKPILLDMRIATSSLPRDVVRQVVNGAIDGSDPDERLKLVRLWLQAGRYEDARSELDLVIRDFPALADLATERRELGELAAVALFEEIRQREEAGQHRLVARLIEAFPAADASGELVEAVREQRDRVRKRDERATATLAALRRRVAALEDGPQRDEATRLTEEIATDIGPETLERLATFERLGGDDLPADRAVALAISGWLTGAGAAVENLKLALSTARVRDRVADYLRSADDGARAALLRRLADEEAFAAPTVAAVARQMHPPLAPPEPIQPGLYELAIPDGAGPGTVPCLVQLPPEYDPLRRYPAIVTLHAGGTTPLNQIEWWAGMPGPDGTRLGQAGRHGTIVIAPAWAAADQTGYEYSAREHAVVLAALREACRRFSVDTDRVFLSGHSLGGDAAWDIALAHPDLWAGLIGIAPGAGRYVNRYWHNARTLPIYLVAGELDSGSLARNGMDLDRYFAKGFDVTYVEYRGRGHEHFSDEILRLFAWMQRRRRSFAAPAIDAVTMRPWDRFFWWIELSGAPPRTVVLPSQWPPPPNVRPFEVEAKTTATNGLTVHCGAERVTVWLLPELVDFNRPVTVTLDGRRLVKDTVTPDAAVILEDLRRRADRQHPFWAKVEGGRGTGRPADR